Proteins encoded together in one Planctomyces sp. SH-PL14 window:
- a CDS encoding multidrug efflux RND transporter permease subunit has protein sequence MNLSRPFILRPVATTLLTVALTLTGILGYGLLPISPLPQVDFPTISVSASLPGANPETMASAVATPLERQFGRIAGVTEMTSTSSLGSAGITLQFDLDRDVNAAARDVQAAINAARSQLPANLPNNPSYRKVNPADAPIMMLSLMSKTYTKPQMYDVATTILSQKLSQVTGVGQVFVGGGSASAVRVDLNPTVLNHLGVSLEEVRAALSNANANRPKGNIEGSGRKWSISSTDQLLEAKQYRPLIVAYRNGAAIRLEDVAAVEDSVEDIRAFGLTDGEPAITMLIFRQPGANIIKTVDAIHALIPQLEAQIPADIEVRVTMDRTATIRGSLHDMQFTLVLSVFLVILVVFVFLRDVRSTLIPSVAVPVSLVSTFGVMYLFDYSLDNLSLMALTIATGFVVDDAIVVVENISRHLDEGVPPIHAALLGAKEIGFTVLSISVSLIAVFIPILMMSGIVGRLFREFAVTLSASILISLVVSLTTTPMLCALFLKPVDPTNRGKLYRISERFFDGILGLYEWTLRGVLRHQWVTLLVTIGTVALTCYLYVIIPKGFFPQQDIGRLGGNIVADQDTSSQVMQSLVRKFSAAIMEDPAVSGVSVSTGSFGGGGGSNQARMFVTLKPLRERQISADDVVVRLRGKLARVPGGTLFLQAMQDLRVGGRSSNAQYQYTLRGASVAELTEWVPLVAGEMRKIPGLVDLNSDQQDRGLQTRLEIDRATAARLGINIATIDNTLYDAFGQRPVSTMYRALNQYRVVMQFKPEFAQGPADLRHIYIKSPGNTQVPLSDLYEEKVRNSSLSVAHSGQFPSATVSFNLAKGTSLSAIVPEVEEIARRLGLPQSIQGQFSGTAQAFQDSLRTQPFLILAALVAVYIVLGILYESYIHPLTILSTLPSAGVGALLALMLCGMELNVMGLIGILLLIGIVKKNAIMMIDVALESERNKGLPSEQAIFEACLLRFRPITMTTLAALLGGIPLAIGVGEGAELRQPLGIAIVGGLIFSQMLTLYTTPVVYLFLDRLSRNNRKLPAVAVEGVRPEPVLGAG, from the coding sequence ATGAACCTCTCCCGTCCCTTCATCCTCCGGCCCGTCGCGACGACGCTGCTGACCGTGGCGCTCACGCTGACCGGCATCCTGGGCTACGGTCTCCTGCCGATCTCTCCGCTGCCGCAGGTCGACTTTCCGACGATCTCGGTCAGCGCCAGCCTTCCCGGCGCCAATCCGGAGACGATGGCCTCCGCAGTCGCGACGCCGCTCGAGCGGCAGTTCGGGCGGATCGCCGGCGTCACCGAGATGACCTCGACGAGCTCGCTCGGTTCGGCCGGGATCACGCTCCAGTTCGATCTCGATCGGGACGTCAACGCCGCCGCCCGCGACGTCCAGGCGGCGATCAACGCGGCCCGTAGCCAGCTCCCGGCGAACCTGCCGAACAACCCGTCGTACCGCAAAGTGAATCCGGCCGACGCGCCGATCATGATGCTGTCGCTGATGTCGAAGACGTACACCAAGCCGCAGATGTACGATGTCGCGACGACGATCCTCTCGCAGAAGCTCTCGCAGGTGACCGGCGTCGGCCAGGTCTTCGTCGGCGGGGGCTCCGCCTCGGCGGTCCGGGTCGACCTCAACCCGACGGTCCTCAATCACCTCGGCGTGAGTCTGGAAGAAGTCCGTGCCGCTCTCTCGAACGCGAACGCCAATCGGCCCAAAGGGAACATCGAGGGCTCGGGGCGGAAGTGGTCGATCAGCTCGACCGACCAGCTTCTGGAAGCCAAGCAGTACCGGCCGCTGATCGTCGCCTACCGCAACGGAGCGGCGATCCGGCTGGAGGATGTCGCGGCGGTCGAGGACTCGGTCGAGGACATCCGGGCCTTTGGTCTCACCGACGGCGAGCCGGCGATCACGATGCTGATCTTCCGTCAGCCCGGCGCGAACATCATCAAGACGGTCGACGCGATCCACGCCCTGATCCCGCAGCTCGAGGCCCAGATCCCGGCCGACATCGAGGTCCGGGTCACGATGGACCGCACGGCGACGATCCGCGGCTCGCTGCACGACATGCAGTTCACGCTCGTGCTGTCGGTGTTCCTCGTGATCCTCGTCGTGTTCGTCTTCCTGCGGGACGTGCGGTCGACGCTCATCCCCAGCGTCGCCGTGCCTGTCTCGCTCGTGTCGACGTTCGGGGTCATGTACCTGTTCGACTACAGCCTCGACAACCTGTCGCTGATGGCCCTGACGATCGCCACGGGCTTCGTGGTGGACGATGCGATCGTCGTGGTCGAGAACATCAGCCGGCACCTCGATGAAGGGGTTCCTCCGATCCACGCGGCGCTCCTCGGCGCCAAGGAGATCGGCTTCACGGTCCTCTCGATCAGCGTCTCGCTCATCGCGGTCTTCATCCCGATCCTGATGATGAGCGGGATCGTGGGGCGGCTGTTCCGCGAGTTCGCCGTGACGCTCTCGGCTTCGATCCTCATTTCGCTCGTCGTCTCGCTGACGACGACGCCGATGCTCTGCGCCCTGTTCCTGAAGCCGGTCGACCCGACGAATCGCGGGAAGCTCTACCGGATCAGCGAGCGCTTCTTCGACGGCATCCTGGGACTCTACGAGTGGACCCTCCGGGGCGTCCTGCGGCACCAGTGGGTGACGCTCCTGGTGACGATCGGGACGGTGGCTCTCACCTGTTACCTGTACGTCATTATCCCCAAGGGCTTCTTCCCGCAGCAGGACATCGGCCGGCTGGGAGGGAACATCGTCGCGGACCAGGACACGTCGTCGCAGGTGATGCAGTCGCTCGTGCGAAAATTCTCCGCGGCCATCATGGAGGATCCGGCGGTCTCCGGGGTCTCGGTCTCGACCGGCTCGTTCGGTGGCGGCGGGGGCTCGAACCAGGCCCGGATGTTCGTCACGCTCAAGCCGCTTCGCGAACGGCAGATCAGCGCGGATGACGTGGTGGTCCGGCTGCGGGGGAAGCTGGCCCGCGTTCCCGGGGGGACTCTGTTCCTTCAGGCGATGCAGGACCTGCGGGTCGGCGGACGTTCGAGCAATGCTCAGTATCAGTACACGCTTCGGGGGGCGTCGGTCGCGGAGCTGACCGAATGGGTGCCTCTCGTCGCGGGCGAGATGCGGAAGATCCCCGGGCTCGTCGACCTGAACTCCGACCAGCAGGACCGCGGACTCCAGACGCGGCTGGAGATCGACCGGGCGACCGCCGCGCGGCTCGGGATCAACATCGCGACGATCGACAACACGCTCTATGACGCGTTCGGCCAGCGTCCCGTTTCGACGATGTACCGGGCGCTCAACCAGTACCGCGTCGTGATGCAGTTCAAGCCGGAGTTTGCCCAGGGGCCTGCGGACCTGCGCCACATCTACATCAAGTCCCCCGGCAACACGCAGGTTCCGCTGAGCGATCTTTACGAGGAGAAGGTCCGCAACAGTTCGCTTTCGGTGGCTCACTCGGGGCAGTTCCCGTCGGCGACGGTTTCGTTCAATCTCGCCAAGGGGACTTCGCTGAGCGCGATCGTTCCCGAGGTGGAGGAGATCGCGCGGCGTCTTGGGCTGCCGCAGAGCATCCAGGGGCAGTTTTCAGGGACGGCCCAGGCGTTTCAGGACTCGTTGCGGACGCAGCCGTTCCTGATTCTGGCGGCTCTTGTGGCTGTCTACATCGTGCTGGGGATCCTGTACGAGAGTTACATCCATCCGCTGACGATTCTGTCGACGCTCCCTTCGGCCGGAGTCGGGGCGCTCCTGGCACTGATGTTGTGCGGGATGGAGCTGAACGTGATGGGGTTGATCGGGATTCTGCTTCTGATCGGGATCGTGAAGAAGAATGCGATCATGATGATCGATGTGGCGCTGGAGTCGGAGCGGAACAAGGGGCTGCCTTCGGAGCAGGCGATCTTTGAGGCGTGTCTGTTGCGGTTCCGGCCGATCACGATGACGACCTTGGCGGCGCTGCTGGGGGGGATTCCCTTGGCGATCGGGGTGGGCGAGGGGGCGGAGCTGCGGCAGCCGCTGGGGATTGCGATTGTGGGTGGGCTGATTTTCAGCCAGATGCTGACGCTGTATACGACGCCGGTGGTGTATTTGTTTCTGGATCGGTTGAGTCGGAACAATCGGAAGTTGCCGGCGGTGGCGGTGGAGGGCGTGCGGCCGGAACCGGTGTTGGGGGCGGGATAA
- a CDS encoding NAD-dependent epimerase/dehydratase family protein — MRFLVTGGGGFLGRYIVEQLLARADGPHAVSIFARGPYPELSKLGIDVIRGDLTDPVAVASACRNRDAVFHVAAVPGVWGSWEKYHSINTLGTENVLAGCRQQRVPRLVYTSSPSVVYDGRPHEGADESLPYPPDDAYLCHYPHSKAIAERAVLAANGPDLATVSLRPHLIWGPRDNHLIPRLIRRAKSGRLRRVGDGANQISMCYVENAAAAHLQAFDALAPGSPCAGKAYFINELQPVFLWDWVNELLTLAGLPPVKKSISRRMAWNLGALFESAYGLLHVRSEPPMTRFLAAQLAESHWYSTTAAQRDFGFRPLVSVEEGMRRMEPDLKRLASRAR, encoded by the coding sequence ATGCGCTTTCTGGTCACCGGCGGGGGCGGGTTCCTCGGCCGATATATCGTCGAACAACTCCTCGCCCGCGCGGACGGTCCCCACGCGGTCTCCATCTTCGCGCGCGGCCCCTACCCCGAACTCTCCAAACTCGGCATCGACGTCATCCGCGGCGACCTCACCGACCCCGTCGCCGTTGCCTCAGCCTGCCGCAACCGCGACGCCGTCTTCCACGTCGCTGCCGTCCCCGGCGTCTGGGGCAGCTGGGAAAAATACCACTCCATTAACACCCTCGGGACCGAAAACGTCCTCGCCGGCTGCCGACAACAACGAGTTCCCCGCCTCGTCTACACCAGCTCCCCCAGCGTCGTCTACGACGGCCGCCCCCACGAGGGCGCCGACGAATCGCTCCCCTATCCCCCCGACGACGCCTACCTCTGCCACTACCCCCACAGCAAAGCGATCGCCGAACGGGCGGTCCTCGCCGCCAACGGCCCGGACCTGGCCACCGTCTCCCTCCGCCCTCACCTCATCTGGGGCCCCCGTGACAACCACCTCATCCCCCGCCTCATCCGACGCGCCAAATCGGGCCGCCTGCGACGCGTCGGAGACGGAGCGAACCAGATCTCGATGTGCTATGTCGAGAACGCCGCCGCCGCGCACCTCCAGGCCTTCGACGCCCTGGCCCCCGGCTCCCCCTGCGCCGGCAAGGCGTACTTCATCAATGAGCTCCAGCCGGTCTTCCTCTGGGACTGGGTCAACGAACTCCTGACGCTCGCGGGTCTGCCGCCGGTGAAGAAGTCGATCTCGCGCCGCATGGCGTGGAACCTCGGCGCCCTCTTCGAGTCGGCCTACGGCCTCCTCCACGTCCGCAGCGAGCCTCCGATGACGCGGTTCCTGGCGGCTCAGCTTGCGGAGTCGCACTGGTACAGCACAACCGCCGCCCAGCGGGACTTCGGCTTCCGCCCCCTCGTGAGCGTGGAGGAAGGAATGCGGCGCATGGAGCCCGACCTCAAACGCCTGGCCAGCCGGGCTCGGTGA
- the tnpA gene encoding IS200/IS605 family transposase, with translation MSQSLVKNHLHLVFSTRARTPWLKDHIRPELHGYLAGVLSNLQSPAKVIGGVEDHVHCLFSLSKNLSLANVVEEVKKSSSRWIKESFPDLNRFYWQRGYAAFSVSESNVEAVANYVPRQVEHHRKSTFQEELRALFQKHGVEFDERYVWD, from the coding sequence ATGTCGCAATCGCTCGTGAAAAACCATCTCCATCTGGTCTTCAGCACACGAGCCCGGACGCCTTGGTTGAAGGACCACATCCGCCCCGAGCTGCATGGCTATCTCGCCGGTGTCCTCTCCAACCTTCAGTCGCCCGCCAAGGTGATTGGAGGTGTGGAGGACCACGTCCACTGCCTCTTCTCGCTCTCAAAGAACCTCTCGCTCGCCAATGTCGTCGAGGAGGTGAAGAAGAGTTCCTCGCGATGGATCAAGGAGTCGTTTCCGGACTTGAACCGGTTCTACTGGCAGCGCGGATACGCGGCGTTCTCAGTCAGCGAATCGAACGTCGAGGCAGTGGCCAACTATGTGCCGCGACAGGTCGAGCATCACCGTAAGTCGACGTTTCAGGAAGAGCTACGCGCTCTCTTCCAGAAGCACGGCGTTGAGTTCGACGAGCGGTATGTGTGGGACTGA
- a CDS encoding dienelactone hydrolase family protein — MSQDLVRLQPKFDVSRRGFVTASLAAGFALAVRPVSAETITTDSEGLIQGEVKIPVKDGEIPAYRAQPDKKGPFPVIVVVQEIFGVHEHIKDLCRRLAKTGYLAIAPDLYVRQGDASKEADIQKLIATIVSKVPDEQVMSDIDATVEWVKKSGQGDTSKLAITGFCWGGRIVWLYSAHSKDVKAGAAWYGRLVGEADPLHPKHPVDVAGALNAPVLGLYGGADSGIPVASVDKMREALKAAGKPSEIELYPDTPHGFNADYRPTYREQQAKDAWQKMLNWFKKHGVS; from the coding sequence ATGTCTCAGGATCTTGTTCGCCTGCAACCAAAATTTGACGTCTCGCGGCGGGGCTTCGTGACCGCCTCTCTCGCGGCCGGCTTCGCCCTCGCGGTTCGCCCGGTCTCCGCGGAGACGATCACGACCGACTCCGAAGGGCTGATCCAGGGCGAGGTCAAGATCCCGGTCAAGGACGGGGAGATCCCCGCCTACCGCGCCCAGCCGGACAAGAAGGGACCGTTCCCGGTCATCGTCGTCGTGCAGGAGATCTTCGGCGTCCACGAGCACATCAAGGACCTGTGCCGCCGGCTCGCCAAGACCGGCTACCTGGCAATCGCTCCCGATCTGTACGTGCGGCAGGGGGACGCCTCGAAGGAAGCGGACATCCAGAAGCTGATCGCCACGATCGTCTCGAAGGTCCCGGACGAGCAGGTGATGTCCGATATCGACGCGACGGTCGAGTGGGTCAAGAAGAGCGGCCAGGGAGACACGTCGAAGCTCGCCATCACCGGTTTCTGCTGGGGGGGCCGGATCGTCTGGCTGTACTCGGCGCACAGCAAGGACGTGAAGGCGGGAGCGGCGTGGTACGGCCGGCTCGTCGGCGAGGCCGATCCGCTGCATCCCAAGCATCCGGTCGATGTTGCCGGTGCGCTGAACGCGCCGGTGCTCGGCCTGTACGGCGGGGCCGATTCGGGAATCCCGGTCGCCTCGGTCGACAAGATGCGGGAAGCCCTCAAGGCGGCCGGCAAGCCGTCGGAGATCGAGCTCTATCCCGACACGCCGCACGGCTTTAACGCCGACTACCGGCCGACGTACCGTGAGCAGCAGGCCAAGGACGCGTGGCAGAAGATGCTCAACTGGTTCAAGAAACACGGCGTCTCGTAA
- a CDS encoding PPC domain-containing protein has protein sequence MTRSGSSLAVRFLTAALLLSGGGAVARAQAPAISAVAPRGLAPGQQINVVVRGERLVGAKGLWASFPADIALAAIDKNGTDAAQVTFQITPQPEAPLGIHGLRILTPGGVSPIYPVMIDPLPVVAEAGTHNTPATAQEITLPCAVEGTADSLGRDFFRFTAKKGETISFEVFARRLGSPLDPSLVIHRADGKQITYCDDALGLSSDCQLAFTAPDDGTFLAEVRDIRFQGGGNHAYRLRAGQFPLINRVVPSAVQKGQPGTIQPAGSLVKDIPAATVPAGDSTWQGVRFRASDAAADGFTWVSVVDSPVFTEQEPNNTPAEAKPIPGAPGALCEVHGRFDAPGDVDRFVIDAKAQQRVVIRGITRQEGWPTDLNLRLLNKDGGQVAAAEDQGADEGMINFTFPADGPYTLELTELLGRGGPEFGYRLELEPYAPGFALEASTESVTIPAGGVVPVTVTASRLDYGGAIDLEAVGLPQGVTSVPTRIGPGINSTVLTLQAAKDAPQANLAIVRIVGKAKIGDRDVQSTAGLEDALKAKWSGVKVVPPFAAEEIALAVAPASKLSLRVEPAEVVFGPELKAKVKVIAERGEGLDEAITLATEPAKDAVPATITIAPKPIEKGKNEVEIELTGGEKAPLGPFTLVFLGTHKKGNDTTTAYTPGVGLKLEGAFTVQVDGNPKKIAKGAELPVKVQVQRNPAYQGEIKLTADKLPKGVTAAEVVIPADKSEGDLVLKAAADAMPGEAKEVVLQAVSPANAKLKATAPVPGIVVE, from the coding sequence GTGACACGATCCGGCTCCTCTCTGGCTGTCCGCTTCCTGACCGCCGCTCTTCTGCTCTCGGGTGGGGGAGCTGTCGCCCGGGCTCAGGCTCCGGCGATCTCGGCGGTCGCTCCACGCGGCCTCGCCCCCGGACAGCAGATCAATGTCGTGGTCCGCGGCGAACGGCTCGTCGGAGCGAAAGGTCTGTGGGCCTCGTTCCCGGCCGATATTGCCCTGGCGGCGATCGACAAGAACGGCACCGATGCGGCCCAGGTGACCTTCCAGATCACCCCCCAGCCCGAGGCCCCGCTCGGCATCCACGGCCTCCGGATCCTGACCCCCGGCGGTGTCAGCCCGATCTATCCGGTCATGATCGACCCGCTCCCGGTCGTCGCCGAAGCCGGCACGCACAACACCCCCGCCACGGCCCAGGAGATCACCCTGCCGTGTGCGGTCGAAGGGACCGCCGACAGCCTGGGCCGCGACTTCTTCCGCTTCACCGCCAAGAAAGGGGAGACGATCTCCTTTGAAGTCTTCGCCCGCCGACTCGGTTCGCCTCTCGATCCGAGCCTCGTGATCCACCGCGCGGACGGCAAGCAAATCACCTACTGCGACGACGCCCTCGGCCTGAGCTCCGACTGCCAGCTCGCCTTCACCGCGCCAGACGACGGCACCTTCCTGGCCGAAGTCCGCGACATCCGTTTCCAGGGGGGCGGCAATCACGCCTACCGCCTGCGGGCCGGACAGTTCCCGCTCATCAACCGCGTCGTGCCGTCGGCCGTCCAGAAGGGACAACCGGGGACGATCCAGCCCGCCGGCTCGCTCGTGAAGGACATTCCCGCCGCCACGGTCCCGGCCGGGGACAGCACGTGGCAGGGGGTCCGGTTCCGGGCTTCCGACGCCGCCGCGGACGGGTTCACCTGGGTCTCGGTCGTCGACTCGCCGGTCTTCACCGAACAGGAACCGAACAATACGCCGGCGGAAGCGAAGCCGATTCCGGGAGCGCCAGGGGCGCTGTGCGAAGTCCACGGCCGGTTCGATGCGCCGGGAGACGTCGACCGGTTCGTGATCGACGCCAAGGCCCAGCAGCGGGTCGTGATCCGGGGGATCACCCGGCAGGAGGGCTGGCCGACCGACCTCAACCTGCGGCTCCTCAACAAGGACGGCGGCCAGGTCGCGGCGGCGGAAGACCAGGGGGCCGATGAAGGGATGATCAACTTCACGTTCCCCGCCGATGGCCCCTACACGCTCGAACTCACCGAGCTCCTCGGCCGCGGCGGTCCGGAGTTCGGCTACCGTCTGGAGCTGGAGCCCTATGCCCCCGGCTTCGCCCTCGAAGCCTCGACGGAGTCCGTGACGATCCCCGCTGGCGGCGTCGTCCCGGTGACGGTCACGGCGTCGCGGCTCGACTACGGCGGCGCGATCGATCTGGAAGCGGTCGGGCTGCCGCAGGGAGTCACCTCGGTCCCCACGCGGATCGGCCCCGGCATCAACTCCACGGTCCTGACGCTCCAGGCGGCCAAGGACGCCCCGCAGGCGAACCTGGCGATTGTTCGCATCGTGGGGAAGGCCAAGATCGGCGATCGGGACGTGCAGTCGACCGCCGGTCTGGAAGACGCCCTCAAGGCGAAGTGGTCCGGCGTGAAGGTCGTTCCACCGTTCGCGGCGGAGGAGATCGCGCTCGCGGTCGCTCCCGCGTCGAAGCTCTCGTTGCGGGTCGAGCCGGCGGAGGTCGTCTTCGGTCCCGAGCTCAAGGCGAAGGTGAAGGTCATCGCCGAGCGGGGCGAAGGGCTCGACGAGGCGATCACGCTCGCGACGGAACCCGCCAAGGACGCCGTCCCGGCGACGATCACGATCGCCCCGAAGCCGATTGAGAAGGGGAAGAACGAAGTCGAGATCGAGTTGACCGGGGGTGAAAAGGCCCCGCTCGGTCCGTTCACCCTCGTCTTCCTGGGGACGCACAAGAAGGGCAATGACACCACGACCGCCTACACGCCAGGGGTTGGCCTGAAGCTCGAAGGGGCGTTCACGGTCCAGGTCGACGGAAACCCGAAGAAGATCGCCAAGGGGGCCGAGCTGCCGGTCAAGGTGCAGGTCCAGCGGAACCCGGCGTACCAGGGGGAGATCAAGCTGACGGCCGACAAGCTCCCCAAGGGAGTGACCGCTGCGGAAGTCGTGATCCCGGCTGACAAGTCCGAAGGGGATCTGGTCCTCAAGGCGGCGGCCGACGCGATGCCGGGCGAGGCCAAGGAGGTCGTCCTCCAGGCGGTCTCGCCGGCCAATGCCAAGCTCAAGGCGACCGCTCCGGTCCCGGGAATCGTCGTCGAATAG
- the bioD gene encoding dethiobiotin synthase: MIPIFVTGTDTGVGKTWVASLLIRGLRQAGHRVGAYKPACSGAETAADGTLHWDDIDALAAAVDDPHLSIDAICPQRFAAPLAPPLAAAREGKDVNRSQLTTGIDWWRSRVDVLVIEGAGGIHCPMTHQTTLADILAVWRFPTVVVAANRLGTINHTLLTIEAVRSREIPLLGFIMNDVGPHLDRSARDENITEIVRRGRVACLAHVDWEQREMDVGWTQDVLGGKT, translated from the coding sequence ATGATTCCCATCTTTGTCACCGGCACCGATACGGGGGTGGGCAAGACCTGGGTCGCCTCGCTCCTGATCCGCGGACTGCGGCAGGCGGGCCATCGGGTTGGCGCCTACAAACCGGCCTGCAGCGGAGCCGAGACCGCGGCCGATGGCACACTCCACTGGGACGACATTGACGCTCTGGCGGCGGCGGTCGATGACCCGCATTTGTCGATTGATGCCATCTGCCCGCAGCGGTTCGCCGCTCCCCTGGCTCCGCCGCTGGCGGCGGCTCGCGAGGGGAAGGACGTCAATCGCAGTCAGCTCACGACCGGGATCGACTGGTGGCGGAGTCGCGTGGACGTGCTGGTGATCGAAGGGGCAGGGGGGATCCACTGTCCGATGACGCACCAGACGACGCTGGCGGACATCCTGGCGGTCTGGCGGTTTCCGACGGTGGTTGTTGCGGCCAACCGGCTCGGGACGATCAACCACACGCTGCTGACGATTGAGGCGGTCCGTTCGCGCGAGATCCCGCTGCTTGGGTTCATCATGAACGATGTGGGGCCGCACCTCGACCGGTCGGCTCGGGACGAGAACATTACGGAGATTGTCCGTCGTGGGCGGGTGGCGTGCCTGGCGCACGTCGATTGGGAGCAGCGGGAGATGGATGTCGGCTGGACGCAGGACGTGCTGGGCGGAAAGACTTAA
- a CDS encoding diaminopimelate decarboxylase family protein — MPRLTLTRRLKRAVTSVMVERVVRADRRERAGLPREHGGLTPQLWGCGVNDRGELAIRDVSLVDLARQYGTPLHVVDRERLVRNVEDFLGPFRQRYPRVRLASSYKTNPVPGVLQILHEAGTLAEVISPFELWLALQLGVPGEQIVYNGPGKTPESLRQAVEAGIRLIHVDGLHEIETIAAAAREFGKRPRVGLRVVTSVGWSGQFGLSLADGSALGAFAEMRRHPALEPVGLHLHIGTGVKDVAAYATAVEEVLRFAGTLQRKLGVTIESFDFGGGFGVPTVRTRSAWDDRLNHHGHPARLAIPADCPTPDDYAAALVPLIRKHCGDREPEILLEPGRAITSSAQVLLLRVLAVKEAGDGRRSVILDGGKNLTLPLEWETHQIFPASRMNEPEAATCDLYGPLCHPGDVLARHKRMPAPRAGDILAVMDAGAYFVPNQLNFSQPRPAIVLIEGRHVRCLRERERFEDIVRLDECVRSDTGSRAASPVVFPPGAT, encoded by the coding sequence ATGCCCAGGCTGACGCTGACGCGACGACTCAAACGGGCCGTGACCTCCGTCATGGTCGAGCGGGTCGTCCGCGCCGATCGGCGGGAGCGGGCGGGCCTGCCGCGCGAGCACGGGGGGCTCACTCCCCAGCTGTGGGGCTGCGGCGTTAACGACCGCGGTGAGCTCGCGATCCGGGATGTCTCGCTCGTCGACCTCGCCCGGCAGTACGGCACGCCGCTGCATGTCGTCGACCGCGAGCGGCTGGTGCGGAACGTCGAAGACTTCCTCGGCCCCTTCCGGCAGCGGTATCCCCGCGTCCGGCTCGCCTCCTCGTACAAGACCAATCCCGTCCCCGGCGTCCTGCAGATCCTGCATGAAGCGGGGACGCTGGCCGAAGTCATCTCTCCCTTCGAGCTGTGGCTCGCGCTCCAGCTGGGGGTTCCCGGAGAGCAGATCGTCTACAACGGCCCCGGCAAGACGCCGGAGTCACTGCGGCAGGCAGTCGAGGCGGGGATCCGGCTGATTCACGTCGACGGCCTGCATGAGATCGAGACCATTGCCGCCGCCGCCCGGGAGTTCGGGAAGCGGCCGAGGGTCGGGCTTCGCGTCGTCACCTCGGTCGGCTGGTCGGGGCAGTTCGGCCTGAGTCTCGCCGACGGCTCGGCCCTCGGGGCCTTCGCCGAGATGCGGCGGCATCCGGCACTCGAACCGGTCGGGCTGCACCTGCATATCGGCACCGGCGTGAAGGACGTTGCGGCGTATGCGACCGCGGTCGAAGAGGTGCTTCGCTTTGCCGGCACGCTCCAGCGCAAGCTCGGCGTGACGATCGAGAGCTTCGACTTCGGCGGCGGCTTCGGCGTTCCGACGGTCCGGACTCGATCGGCCTGGGACGACCGCCTGAACCATCACGGACACCCGGCCCGACTGGCGATCCCGGCAGACTGCCCGACACCCGACGACTACGCCGCCGCCCTGGTTCCGCTGATCCGGAAACATTGCGGCGACCGGGAGCCCGAGATCCTGCTGGAGCCGGGCCGGGCGATCACGAGCAGCGCCCAGGTGCTGCTCCTGCGAGTCCTGGCGGTGAAAGAGGCCGGCGACGGCCGCCGCTCGGTGATCCTCGACGGCGGAAAGAATCTCACGCTGCCGCTGGAGTGGGAGACGCATCAGATCTTCCCGGCGAGCCGGATGAACGAGCCCGAAGCCGCCACGTGCGACCTGTATGGGCCGCTCTGCCATCCGGGGGATGTTCTGGCGCGGCACAAGCGGATGCCCGCGCCGCGGGCCGGGGACATCCTGGCCGTGATGGATGCCGGGGCGTACTTCGTTCCCAACCAGCTCAACTTCTCGCAGCCGCGACCTGCCATTGTCCTGATTGAGGGCCGCCATGTCCGTTGCCTCCGCGAACGTGAACGGTTCGAAGACATCGTCCGGCTGGACGAGTGTGTTCGCTCCGACACCGGTTCCCGCGCCGCCTCCCCTGTCGTCTTCCCGCCGGGAGCGACGTGA
- a CDS encoding class I SAM-dependent methyltransferase: MTFLVSLLERLACHPGFSDFARGLCEGGFRRHRELLAREFPEAGPRVLDVGCGSGLLAASFPPERYLGVDLQPEFLRRARVRNSAHVFCAMDARGLGLADGAFDAALLCGVIHHLDDAGAGALLGEVRRVLRPGGRLLMWEDVPTRSAGNLVGRLVHRLDAGGLIRTAEHYASLLEPVFEVEWTEPLRSGFMDYQVYAARAR, from the coding sequence GTGACTTTTCTCGTCTCCCTCCTTGAAAGACTGGCCTGCCATCCGGGGTTCTCCGACTTCGCGCGGGGGCTTTGCGAAGGGGGGTTTCGGCGGCATCGCGAGTTGCTTGCGCGGGAGTTCCCGGAGGCGGGTCCGCGGGTTCTCGACGTCGGGTGCGGCTCGGGACTGCTGGCCGCGAGTTTTCCGCCGGAGCGTTATCTGGGGGTGGATCTGCAGCCGGAGTTCCTTCGACGGGCTCGTGTCCGCAATTCGGCCCATGTGTTCTGCGCGATGGATGCCCGCGGGCTGGGGTTGGCGGATGGAGCGTTCGACGCCGCGCTGTTGTGCGGCGTGATCCATCACCTTGATGATGCCGGTGCGGGGGCGTTGCTGGGAGAGGTTCGTCGGGTCTTGCGGCCGGGGGGGCGGCTCCTGATGTGGGAGGATGTCCCGACCCGCAGTGCGGGGAACCTGGTGGGGCGGCTGGTGCACCGGTTGGATGCGGGGGGTCTGATTCGCACGGCGGAGCATTATGCGTCGCTGCTGGAGCCGGTGTTCGAGGTCGAGTGGACCGAGCCGTTGCGGAGCGGGTTTATGGATTATCAGGTGTACGCGGCTCGGGCGCGTTGA